A stretch of the Nothobranchius furzeri strain GRZ-AD chromosome 5, NfurGRZ-RIMD1, whole genome shotgun sequence genome encodes the following:
- the LOC139070087 gene encoding neural cell adhesion molecule 1-like, whose product MWTQPDKILRITSLLLLLLHGTDAKLDIISSKQDYQVGEEILLLCKAGGEGDITWHKDGEEIDDENIVSKVDYTSSKLLIKKAKAEDAGKYTCYCEYDTGAKADTQITLYVYRGPSFGGTKQYHEFLEGTNGVVPCLATGLPDVDVHWLRDKQDIPSVGGRRVRKMPDNTLHIENVRRDDAGTYVCQAQIRGRPIYQELAISLVVNVPPTALLKEEVKKVIAGPETNVSLLCLVEGQPKPNITWEMPVPFDPSHHQFNSDRSELTIQSVGRADYGEYVCTATNKIAESSATIMLHVFEAPEVFVSANRKLVNVGEPLSVSCNLTGHPQPELHWINKQNGHTLNSTGRVRVLDGVLTFDGVVPSDGGLYSCMAVSTSGNASRDVTIYTQPGPPHYLSISPGPTSVIFSLKTFPVSGEATITSFVLQWRKNQEEPWKETIVPASDPLIITNLSPYTTYTARMAALNAAGRGQFSLEKEIRTEGKREPDSPVLFTDEVKIEGNTFSVPLRQIDDGGSPLLHFTVRHRQDTEQSMWKEDELSSDADSVTLKELAFGSDYQLEISAVNANGSSIPATYNFTIAEQPVNRMTKGSVVGVVMLIFLVVFLAVDATCCYRNRCGLLMTIAVKLFGQKVPGLKRVEEGEGNTNGEVKLKGISKPRGSLQQTGPQTVSKEGNHLTEVTCDKAPLTKHEKVQPPPADA is encoded by the exons ATGTGGACCCAACCAGACAAAATCCTGAGAATTAcctcgctgctcctgctgctactTCACGGCACAG ATGCTAAACTGGACATCATTTCAAGTAAGCAGGATTATCAAGTGGGAGAAGAGATCTTACTGTTATGTAAAG ctggaggagagggaGATATCACGTGGCACAAGGACGGAGAAGAAATAGACGATGAGAATATTGTGTCGAAGGTGGATTATACTTCCTCCAAACTGCTCATCAAGAAGGCTAAAGCAGAAGATGCAGGGAAGTACACCTGCTACTGCGAATATGACACCGGAGCCAAGGCTGACACTCAGATCACTCTTTATGTTTATC GGGGGCCGTCATTTGGTGGCACCAAACAGTACCACGAGTTTCTGGAGGGCACGAATGGCGTAGTGCCGTGTCTGGCGACCGGGCTGCCGGACGTAGACGTCCACTGGCTGAGAGACAAGCAGGACATCCCGTCTGTTG GAGGAAGGCGTGTTCGTAAGATGCCCGATAACACGCTTCATATTGAGAATGTTCGGAGAGACGATGCTGGGACATACGTGTGTCAGGCCCAGATCAGAGGCAGACCCATCTATCAGGAGCTCGCCATCTCTCTAGTTGTTAATG TTCCTCCTACGGCCCTCCTGAAAGAGGAGGTGAAAAAAGTGATTGCTGGACCTGAAACCAACGTGTCCTTGTTGTGTTTGGTGGAGGGTCAGCCTAAGCCCAACATCACCTGGGAAAT GCCGGTGCCGTTTGACCCCTCCCATCATCAGTTCAACTCTGATCGTAGTGAACTCACGATCCAGTCCGTTGGCAGGGCCGACTATGGGGAGTACGTCTGCACAGCCACTAATAAAATAGCTGAGAGCAGCGCCACCATAATGCTTCACGTTTTTG AGGCCCCGGAGGTGTTTGTGTCAGCTAATAGGAAGCTCGTGAACGTAGGCGAGCCCCTATCTGTGTCCTGTAACCTGACTGGCCATCCTCAGCCTGAGCTACACTGGATCAACAAACAAAACGGGCACACACTG AATTCAACTGGCCGTGTCCGTGTGCTGGACGGAGTGCTGACGTTTGATGGAGTAGTGCCCTCTGATGGTGGTTTATACTCCTGCATGGCTGTCAGCACTTCTGGAAATGCATCAAGAGATGTAACGATATACA CTCAGCCTGGACCACCTCATTACCTATCGATCTCTCCGGGGCCAACATCCGTCATCTTCTCTCTCAAAACGTTCCCCGTCAGTGGAGAAGCAACAATCACAAGCTTTGTTCTGCAGTGGAGGAAGAACCAAGAGGAGCCGTGGAAAGAAACCATCGTCCCAGCTTCAG ATCCTTTGATTATTACCAACCTCAGTCCATACACCACATACACCGCTCGAATGGCTGCCTTGAATGCAGCCGGACGGGGACAGTTCTCATTGGAAAAGGAGATTCGCACCGAAGGAAAAC GTGAACCAGACAGCCCAGTTTTATTCACCGATGAAGTGAAAATCGAGGGCAACACCTTCTCTGTTCCTCTGAGACAGATCGATGATGGTGGTTCTCCTCTGCTACACTTCACAGTTCGTCACAGACAG GATACAGAACAATCAATGTGGAAAGAAGATGAGCTGTCATCTGATGCTGATTCAGTCACACTAAAAGAACTCGCCTTCGGCTCAGACTATCAGCTGGAAATTTCAGCTGTCAACGCTAATGGTTCCTCCATTCCTGCCACATATAACTTCACCATTGCAGAACAGCCAG TGAACAGGATGACCAAAGGGAGTGTGGTTGGCGTCGTCATGCTGATCTTCTTGGTGGTGTTCCTGGCCGTAGACGCCACCTGCTGCTACAGAAATCGCTGTGGTCTGCTGATGACCATTGCTGTGAAACTGTTTGGGCAGAAGGTTCCAGGCCTCAAAAGGGTTGAGGAAGGAGAGGGAAACACTAACGG AGAAGTCAAGCTGAAGGGTATTTCCAAACCAAGAGGCAGTTTACAACAAACAGGACCTCAGACAGTCAGCAAGGAGGGCAATCACCTCACAGAAGTTACCTGTGACAAAGCCCCCCTCACCAAACATGA GAAAGTACAGCCACCCCCCGCTGACGCGTGA